In a single window of the Bacteroidales bacterium genome:
- a CDS encoding glucosaminidase domain-containing protein yields MILLFLMVSCNYSIDQKEEEQIATRRPLMDEHELFITTFYPIVHAENSYIISQRTHLQWLRERHWFALRFGNHLHWLNQLGRFYKFDSLYFQQSLTRSDFEQRIDSLLIHVDMIPDKLVMAQAVIESGWGKSYLAKKANNYFGMRCFKKDCGIPPHGVHSPVFWHRKYPTATESVKDYMLNLNTANAYKKLRKMRGEQRMNGTEPDPLELAETLDNYSEIGREYIRMLHEVMKNYLPEDLEAFIRQKPSQ; encoded by the coding sequence TTGATCCTGTTATTCCTCATGGTCTCCTGCAACTATAGTATAGATCAGAAAGAAGAAGAACAAATTGCAACCAGACGACCGTTGATGGATGAGCACGAATTGTTCATTACAACATTCTATCCGATAGTTCATGCCGAAAACTCTTACATAATATCTCAACGTACCCATTTACAATGGTTGCGTGAAAGGCACTGGTTTGCCTTGCGTTTTGGCAATCACCTGCATTGGCTTAACCAGTTAGGGAGATTTTACAAGTTTGATTCCCTGTATTTTCAACAATCGCTCACGCGGTCTGACTTTGAGCAACGGATTGACAGTCTTTTGATTCATGTTGACATGATCCCCGACAAACTGGTGATGGCACAGGCTGTAATTGAGTCAGGCTGGGGAAAGTCCTATTTAGCCAAAAAAGCAAATAATTATTTCGGGATGCGATGTTTTAAAAAGGATTGCGGCATACCTCCGCATGGCGTGCATTCCCCGGTTTTCTGGCACAGAAAATATCCTACAGCTACAGAAAGCGTAAAGGATTACATGCTAAATCTTAATACGGCAAATGCCTATAAAAAGTTAAGAAAGATGAGAGGGGAACAACGGATGAACGGAACTGAACCTGACCCCCTTGAATTGGCTGAAACATTGGATAATTACTCAGAAATAGGAAGAGAATACATCAGGATGTTGCACGAGGTGATGAAAAATTACCTGCCAGAGGATTTAGAGGCTTTTATCCGGCAGAAACCTTCCCAATGA
- a CDS encoding PKD domain-containing protein, producing the protein MKTRFTIYCILFILLHFLPTVYIAGQNSKNFSGIRPDHYMVVLGERPPIDLNNVPSDAYEPGKLKIKLKAGLERLMPDQPFHSGPAGYVITGIPSLDAVNQAFEIKAYNPLFAGLYETGVRSSEFQERHKAWGFHLWFELIVDEKTDVLEAVRRFSALKEVEIAEPEYRKRLVVDQLSPNNPEPEKYPDATSGLRWTPNDPQYTSQWHYNNTGQQGGTPGADISLQEAWDIEKGSSDVIVAIIDGGIDYTHSDLAGNMWSGIGYNFVTGSSTVTAHNHGTHVAGTVAAVNNNNVGVAGVAGGSGSNDGVRLMSCQVFTTTSNGGFHLAPVYAADNGAAISQNSWSYTNQGVYDQSVLDAIDYFNLNGGGDVMTGGITIFAAGNDNSSGQWYPAYYSGSFSVAATNNQDIKAWYSNYDTWIDISAPGGETNSVTARGVLSTLPGNSYGYYQGTSMACPHTSGVAALMVSLGYGQLSSTQVANFIRTTTDNHYGVNPAFIGKLGTGRLNAHSALLAVQSVISSVANPQSFTATTVSSSQINLSWTKNPDNNSVMVIWSWNGIFGDPTDGVIYKNGDPITGGGLVLYRGSNTSFSHTNLNGSTIYYYKAFSYNLTNEYSVGLSTNATTLSGPFADFEANPTTTMLTIPVTFTDASGGGTFNSWLWNFGAGANPSTATGQGPHSVVYYTTGNKTVSLTVDGTYTATKVDYITVNELSFSSSGTYTAGDISTDYNFQSLPGSSSCPGSLTVTIPAGAEITSVDVSYQMTARNNGWKSEQRSQLRCVSPGGTSESVLFSGTGNSTGAQAYNRTGLTIANGVTGGGNIQFQLHAGRTWGGSGCNTTYNKVDNNTWTVTVNYLLSQEPVADFSASATTIYAGESVNFTDLSTNNPTSWSWSFTGGTPASSSIQNPAVVYNSPGVYNVSLTVTNAFGSDTETKTDFITVQVVPLPVADFSASATTIYAGESVNFTDLSTNNPTSWSWSFTGGTPASSSSQNPVVVYNTPGVYNVSLTVTNAFGSDTETKTDFITVQVVPLPVADFSASATTIYAGESVNFTDLSTNNPTSWSWSFAGGTPASSSSQNPAVVHNTPGVYNVSLTVTNAFGLDTETKTDFITVQVVPMPVADFSASATTIYAGESVNFTDLSTNNPTSWSWSFTGGTPASSSSQNPAVVYNTPGVYNVSLTVTNAFGSDTEAKTDFITVQVNNPLIANFIADTTQIYKGDVVHFYDLSSGDPTFWNWEIQGGTPSVSYQKNPVVIFNQTGEFDVKLTVSGVNGQSEIFRQKYIKVLEVIPLFPPGWDFVITGSQHVIAVPLQANPRILDVPIAPGDYVGAFYTDTYGNLKCGGATQWNGTSNIAVMAYGDQFFTPLKDGFAFNEAFKWKVFSYSHNRDFDATPTYDPMAPNQGNFLPMGLSALSDIYAGTLFNVNIPEGWSGISSPVIPYDPDFDQLFASILGDLTILYNFNGMFWPGQNIHSLDTWTNTGYTIKMENSATLEFGGDLITSKNQLVNAGTSYLAVLVPCEVETEALFAPHLNKLLLVRNITSTQVYWPLYGINTLEYLIPGNAYFVVATSNFTLTFPQCPAESNFKTALPDFNMQPEVPWTLCSPTPSVHTIAVTGKATGSLVAGDILGVFNTAGDCCGWADYQSKNMAIPAWGIDLTSEKQVGLVQNELLTFKLFRPSANLSYDLQITWDQSMPDQGLYNSGGLSAITGISLTTGDSADADPFEVFSLYPNPGNGLFNIKGVSNVRRISVTHPDGRLVADIELSGEETVAINLTNHARGIYLVRVFTASGVQFRKIVLE; encoded by the coding sequence ATGAAAACGAGATTTACAATCTATTGCATCCTTTTTATCCTTCTTCATTTTTTGCCTACTGTTTACATTGCAGGTCAAAACAGTAAAAACTTTTCGGGGATCAGGCCTGATCATTACATGGTGGTTTTAGGTGAGCGTCCGCCGATTGATCTGAACAACGTTCCGTCAGATGCTTATGAACCGGGGAAACTGAAGATCAAACTAAAGGCAGGTCTTGAAAGATTGATGCCAGATCAACCCTTTCATTCTGGTCCGGCGGGTTATGTTATCACTGGCATCCCTTCCCTTGATGCGGTAAATCAGGCTTTTGAAATAAAGGCATACAACCCGTTGTTTGCCGGACTTTACGAAACCGGGGTCAGGTCTTCCGAATTTCAGGAAAGACACAAGGCCTGGGGTTTTCATCTTTGGTTTGAACTGATCGTTGATGAGAAAACTGATGTGCTTGAGGCTGTAAGGCGATTTTCTGCATTAAAAGAGGTGGAAATTGCTGAACCTGAATACCGCAAACGACTTGTTGTTGATCAACTTTCACCAAACAATCCAGAGCCGGAAAAATACCCGGATGCGACTTCCGGTCTCCGCTGGACTCCCAATGATCCTCAATATACCAGCCAGTGGCACTACAACAATACCGGACAACAAGGCGGAACTCCCGGCGCCGACATCAGCCTTCAGGAAGCATGGGACATCGAAAAAGGAAGCAGCGATGTGATCGTGGCCATTATTGATGGCGGAATTGATTACACACATTCAGATCTTGCCGGAAATATGTGGTCAGGTATAGGATATAATTTTGTTACCGGCAGTTCCACAGTTACTGCTCATAATCATGGTACGCATGTAGCCGGAACGGTTGCAGCCGTCAATAATAATAACGTTGGTGTGGCAGGTGTGGCGGGTGGATCAGGCTCAAACGACGGTGTCAGGTTAATGTCGTGCCAGGTATTCACTACAACCAGCAACGGCGGATTTCACCTGGCGCCAGTTTATGCTGCCGACAATGGTGCTGCCATTTCACAAAACAGCTGGAGCTATACCAATCAGGGTGTTTATGATCAATCGGTGCTCGATGCTATTGATTACTTCAATTTGAATGGTGGTGGAGATGTCATGACAGGAGGAATAACCATTTTTGCAGCCGGAAACGACAATTCTTCAGGTCAATGGTATCCGGCCTATTATTCAGGGTCCTTTTCGGTTGCTGCCACAAATAACCAGGACATTAAAGCATGGTATTCAAATTATGATACCTGGATAGATATTTCAGCACCGGGAGGTGAAACCAACTCGGTTACTGCCCGCGGTGTGTTGAGTACACTCCCGGGAAATAGTTACGGTTATTACCAGGGGACCTCAATGGCCTGCCCCCATACATCCGGCGTGGCTGCTTTAATGGTTTCACTGGGCTATGGCCAACTCTCCTCCACACAAGTTGCAAATTTCATTCGTACGACCACCGATAACCATTACGGGGTGAATCCTGCGTTTATCGGAAAACTTGGCACAGGAAGGCTTAACGCCCATTCGGCATTGCTTGCCGTTCAATCGGTGATATCCAGTGTTGCCAACCCGCAGAGTTTTACCGCAACTACAGTAAGTTCAAGCCAGATCAACCTTTCATGGACCAAAAATCCGGACAACAACAGTGTAATGGTCATCTGGTCGTGGAATGGGATTTTTGGAGACCCTACCGACGGCGTAATCTATAAAAATGGTGACCCTATAACAGGCGGAGGATTAGTGCTGTACCGTGGGAGTAACACTTCGTTTTCGCATACCAATCTCAATGGTTCCACAATCTATTATTACAAAGCCTTTTCCTACAATCTGACCAATGAGTACTCAGTCGGACTTTCAACCAATGCCACAACTTTGAGTGGTCCGTTTGCTGATTTTGAGGCAAATCCAACCACGACCATGTTAACCATCCCGGTTACCTTCACCGATGCATCGGGAGGTGGAACTTTTAATTCCTGGTTGTGGAATTTCGGAGCAGGGGCGAATCCTTCCACAGCAACTGGGCAGGGACCTCATTCTGTAGTTTATTACACAACCGGAAATAAAACGGTAAGTCTGACCGTAGATGGAACCTATACTGCGACAAAAGTGGACTATATTACAGTAAATGAACTGTCATTTTCGTCAAGTGGAACATACACAGCCGGAGATATTTCCACTGATTACAATTTTCAATCCCTCCCCGGTTCATCTTCATGTCCTGGATCACTGACTGTTACTATTCCGGCAGGTGCAGAGATTACTTCGGTGGATGTAAGTTACCAGATGACTGCCCGTAACAATGGCTGGAAATCAGAGCAAAGATCACAACTACGCTGTGTTTCACCTGGTGGAACTTCCGAATCTGTTCTTTTCAGCGGTACAGGCAATTCCACAGGAGCGCAGGCCTATAACCGAACAGGACTGACGATTGCAAACGGAGTAACCGGTGGAGGGAATATCCAGTTCCAGTTGCATGCAGGGCGCACCTGGGGTGGGTCGGGGTGCAATACGACTTATAACAAAGTAGATAACAACACATGGACTGTCACTGTTAATTATCTTTTAAGTCAGGAACCTGTTGCAGATTTCAGCGCTTCGGCCACAACAATTTATGCCGGCGAATCGGTGAATTTTACCGATCTTTCCACAAACAATCCTACCTCCTGGAGCTGGTCGTTCACGGGCGGAACCCCGGCGTCCTCTTCCATCCAAAATCCGGCGGTGGTGTACAATTCGCCCGGGGTGTACAATGTTTCACTCACTGTGACCAATGCATTCGGATCGGATACCGAGACCAAAACTGATTTCATCACCGTGCAGGTTGTTCCTTTGCCAGTGGCAGATTTCAGCGCTTCGGCCACAACAATTTACGCCGGCGAATCGGTGAATTTTACCGATCTTTCGACGAACAATCCTACCTCCTGGAGCTGGTCGTTCACGGGCGGAACCCCGGCGTCGTCTTCATCACAGAATCCTGTGGTGGTTTATAATACGCCCGGTGTGTACAATGTTTCACTCACTGTGACCAATGCGTTCGGATCGGATACCGAGACCAAAACTGATTTCATCACCGTGCAGGTTGTTCCTTTGCCAGTAGCAGATTTCAGCGCTTCGGCCACAACAATTTACGCCGGCGAGTCGGTGAATTTTACCGATCTTTCCACAAACAATCCCACCTCCTGGAGCTGGTCATTCGCGGGCGGAACCCCGGCGTCGTCTTCATCACAGAATCCGGCGGTGGTGCACAATACGCCCGGGGTGTACAATGTTTCACTCACTGTGACCAATGCATTCGGATTGGACACCGAGACCAAAACTGATTTCATCACCGTGCAGGTTGTTCCTATGCCAGTAGCAGATTTCAGCGCTTCGGCCACAACAATTTATGCCGGTGAGTCGGTGAATTTTACCGATCTTTCGACCAACAATCCCACATCATGGAGCTGGTCGTTCACGGGCGGAACCCCGGCGTCGTCTTCATCACAGAATCCGGCGGTGGTGTACAATACGCCCGGGGTGTACAATGTTTCACTCACTGTGACCAATGCATTCGGATCGGACACCGAGGCCAAAACTGATTTCATCACCGTGCAGGTAAATAATCCGCTAATAGCAAATTTCATAGCAGATACCACACAAATCTATAAAGGTGATGTCGTTCACTTCTATGATCTCTCCAGCGGAGATCCTACATTCTGGAATTGGGAAATCCAGGGAGGAACACCTTCGGTTTCTTACCAGAAAAACCCGGTAGTGATATTTAACCAGACTGGGGAATTTGATGTGAAACTGACTGTATCTGGCGTCAACGGCCAATCGGAGATTTTCAGACAGAAATACATCAAAGTGTTGGAAGTGATTCCATTGTTTCCTCCAGGTTGGGATTTTGTCATTACCGGATCACAACATGTTATTGCCGTGCCTTTGCAGGCCAATCCGCGTATTTTGGACGTTCCAATTGCTCCTGGTGATTATGTTGGAGCATTTTACACTGATACCTATGGTAATTTAAAATGTGGCGGCGCCACCCAATGGAACGGCACATCCAACATCGCAGTGATGGCTTATGGCGACCAGTTTTTCACTCCGTTAAAGGATGGTTTTGCTTTTAATGAAGCGTTTAAATGGAAAGTGTTTTCTTATAGCCATAATAGGGATTTCGATGCCACCCCAACTTACGACCCGATGGCGCCCAACCAGGGAAACTTTCTTCCCATGGGACTTTCGGCGCTTTCGGACATTTATGCCGGTACCCTGTTTAATGTCAATATTCCTGAAGGATGGAGCGGCATCTCAAGTCCGGTTATACCTTATGATCCTGATTTCGACCAGCTCTTTGCCAGTATTCTGGGCGACCTGACTATCCTGTATAACTTTAATGGAATGTTCTGGCCTGGACAAAACATCCATTCACTTGATACCTGGACAAATACCGGCTACACTATCAAAATGGAAAACAGTGCCACATTGGAATTTGGCGGTGATCTCATCACCAGTAAAAATCAGCTTGTTAACGCAGGAACCAGCTATCTTGCGGTTCTTGTTCCCTGCGAGGTTGAAACTGAGGCATTATTTGCCCCCCACCTCAATAAATTACTACTTGTGCGCAACATTACCAGCACTCAGGTTTACTGGCCATTGTATGGGATCAATACACTTGAATATTTGATCCCGGGTAATGCCTATTTCGTGGTTGCCACTTCCAACTTCACCCTGACTTTCCCCCAATGCCCGGCAGAAAGCAACTTTAAAACAGCTTTGCCGGATTTCAATATGCAACCGGAAGTACCCTGGACACTTTGCAGCCCAACACCGTCGGTACATACAATAGCTGTTACCGGAAAGGCAACCGGTTCGTTGGTGGCGGGTGATATCCTGGGAGTTTTCAATACTGCGGGTGATTGCTGCGGATGGGCTGATTACCAGTCAAAAAACATGGCTATTCCTGCCTGGGGAATTGACCTCACAAGTGAAAAACAAGTTGGCCTTGTCCAGAATGAACTGCTGACTTTTAAGCTTTTCCGGCCTTCTGCCAATCTTTCCTATGACCTGCAAATCACCTGGGATCAATCAATGCCTGACCAGGGACTGTATAATTCCGGCGGCCTTTCAGCCATCACCGGTATCAGTTTGACCACGGGTGACAGCGCTGACGCTGACCCGTTTGAGGTGTTCAGCCTTTATCCCAATCCCGGTAACGGCCTTTTCAACATCAAAGGTGTCAGTAACGTCCGTAGGATTTCAGTAACCCATCCCGACGGCCGCCTTGTGGCTGATATCGAACTCAGTGGTGAAGAAACTGTGGCCATCAACCTTACTAATCATGCACG